Proteins encoded in a region of the Panicum hallii strain FIL2 chromosome 3, PHallii_v3.1, whole genome shotgun sequence genome:
- the LOC112884865 gene encoding kinesin-like protein KIN-12F isoform X1: protein MVRDLTAPRRTPARAASASEAGNDENASGDASDVAAVAADPGAAFRPPLLAIQPPASGLKRKPDSPAPTPSKLPFRTPEKAAARSRFGWVPPRGEEPPPRGGAGAPPYTAMTTPRAHRGKAPVPAASEGGSTQSTPTKSVTKPAYSIGMSGSRPPMSGGGPRVAGFGMGFSTSGRGAPLSLGPAAVVNSAEVPHFELREDPSFWMDNNVQVVIRVRPLNNNEKNLHSYNRCLKQESAQSITWIGHPETRFTFDHVACETVDQEVLFRVAGLPMVENCMAGYNSCVFAYGQTGSGKTYTMLGEISDLEVRPSPDRGMTPRIFEFLFARIRAEEESRRDEKLKYSCKCSFLEIYNEQITDLLDPSSSNLQLREDIRKEVYVENLTEFEVGCVSDIIKLLMQGSANRKVAATNMNRESSRSHSVFTCIIESRWEKDSASNLRFARLNLVDLAGSERQRTSGAEGERLKEAANINKSLSTLGLVIMNLVDLAHGKQRHVPYRDSRLTFLLQDSLGGNSKTMIIANVSPSVCSANETLSTLKFAQRARLIQNNAVVNEDASGDVLALQHQIRLLQEELAALKRQHVTRSLSFTADIFGGDVNDGSVYDKNDNDANNSSSLKDLQNPNKQLKSLEEALAGALRRESAAENTIRELELEIEQLNELVRQREHDTRSAKMMLKFRDEKIHRMDALVNKKLPAESYLLEENKTLSQEIDLLKERLDKNPEVTRFALENIRLSSQLKRSQEFFDEGERELLLNEIAELRNQVSQILEARIETEQQNIFPAKSKDSQQHSIGLESDAEIVNMHMELKTTSQELEACRGDLQACLESNRKLTREMADLEKELNALKILKEEQPRVFENSSPVHQFDSDTSAKMEDYFDETFKMEELLNLQLELDVIKTILVEERTSRAEVEEKSACLVDELQSANIRILQACKRYEALESELNDSRSVIEALESQQIMLINELDELKNNNQQSIELLEKRDMEISRLNNEHDILRRQEYLTKEEPKTQLLKCYDNEDSPLQTKLKRMQASLEKVRNLNTMYQRDQASHCSAEQEMDEVRRQVEVETAEVIVRLQEELISVQQQLDASNKKDLLAKQSIDELQLEIMQLNDKLLEVLKNNESLSSVIEDKEKEIELLTNDWNRLVADIGIYLVDGNAALSEASDQVASISKSFSQRKWVEEQVQKMCRGISERDELLEELQNRLKEADNIRCDLDLKLMSLRGAMQAINEVHQQEKCDQEKEMYILRSQVSEQGHVNSQQLERIHRMELLLDESIETFVQKEVCEQYYVSLHREMEEEIHRLESQLDQSKSYLAHLLSQTQDKDQAIEKLKNEEFTILLRLMSEIVKANGIIRELGVGLNTLQSSISISPEETTCQNSDLKLEDRVDLREPEVFQPVERQNVEVLCQLSKEMEFTVLGMKMMQSQMTKYLQEKENLKESQRTINDLRSEVFKLNAEIVEKERYYEARLKELEVKIQGNDASLISWNKEKEALEHEVSEAKLLMAKKSFESATLIAKFEEAQATISDADSTVKALVEANEKAKHQAERYQEKEALFIAEKDVMLSEISSLKMLLDTKEHSYKLMERKFQSGLLEANEVALELEDGIRLLQNLLIEKLEFVSSDVEWMKEKLQQFAELARTWLEENWLEIIGKDCAISVLHLCHMGILLERITGLNAENGFLQRGLCESNSLISKLREHNDKAKNELEMCSVLKGKLLLDINNSFSRIAKKEQEATKLNTRLDSFEKKILHLQAQEEAMVARSNSMYNELSNLIEEIDATNRSALAAESKEKEELRHQLDEALLLNGMLKDKMLIELNLIQINSSIPFVDIKGCSEFELCYWLADYRSDLVMTNMIAKDIESTVLASELKQHKLHLQEQRVMFTNVLEGLMEESTLWKVDQDLENVAICILHEENNAIGADLEKLKQISEEAMENLHAMNEENIQLNYLIPSLESSIISFQTNLDTKNKALEELERSHATICRELEQKTEAINLSTTRENCFSSENEMLKQEISNILCKEQCISELMASIEADKSFVTIESRLQLITDHIYNYINEQINMVSKLSNELDIIQVSAEELSTQNSLLQSELIRKDELTKGLSFDLSLLQESASVAKDQAAELMELRKAIESLEQDLASKSLELDDVISDRQQLEARILMSNNKVATLEEELAKKLDELNVVSMENAELKSQLQHIEEISYAMEELTDKREAIGRLEEDLVELRRFIDERNICLQSLQNDFSKLSDEKQCCDTQLLILKEKLEMAQALAEESEAIATESRQIAEEQKAYAEGKDEEVKLLERSIEELENTVCALESKVDIVKEEAERQRMQREELEVELQKVRQQMLTVPPSGKSKSYMEDGMVDLADLPRHPTDIHNDLLCAQESIRILEKEVSEKESEIAQCKAHISELNIHAEAAAREYKQKLMELEAMAQQVKTDNSSAHACSTRQEKISSKPRGSGSPFKCIGIGFVQQMNSEKDEELSAAKKRIVELEGIAASRQREIFMLNARLATTESMTHDVIRDMLGVKMNMTTWVQALADNQKRMEPIESVIPQAQEIKEQSNELMKLKKQLDEFIEERQSCLEEINQKQSELGAARINIEKLRQREHFMVAEIELLKAENTNYKTIILNLEDEVKKLTRQQNLQLRINHHVKTKEENILLKRQNAELSAKLQQLGAILTRTKEELARYRVSNGKDPYEQIEEEELLRKKLDESEQDRSKLAENLSSLCTSILKVAGVVNPEPDASLLKALECLNQLQCRIPSLESEVEELKLKCKLLQEKARLSELRSDSSSLSSGAKDGSTSPGLSRSPSISSFR, encoded by the exons ATGGTGCGGGATCTCACCGCTCCCCGCCGAACTCCAGCGAGGGCCGCTTCCGCCTCGGAAGCCGGGAACGACGAGAACGCGTCGGGCGACGCCTCGGACGTGGCGGCCGTGGCCGCGGACCCCGGCGCGGCCTTCCGGCCCCCGCTGCTCGCCATCCAGCCGCCCGCGTCCGGCCTGAAGCGGAAGCCCGActcgccggcgccgacgccctCCAAGCTCCCGTTCCGGACCCCCGAGAAGGCCGCCGCGCGGAGCCGGTTCGGGTGGGTCCCGCCCCGCGGcgaggagccgccgccgcgggggggcgcgggggcgccCCCCTACACAGCGATGACCACACCCCGTGCGCATCGCGGCAAGGCGCCCGTGCCGGCGGCCTCGGAGGGTGGGTCCACGCAGAGCACGCCGACCAAGAGCGTGACAAAGCCGGCGTACAGCATTGGGATGAGCGGGTCGAGGCCGCCCATGAGCGGCGGCGGGCCCAGGGTGGCAGGGTTCGGGATGGGTTTCTCGACGTCAGGGAGGGGGGCGCCGCTTTCACTTGGGCCAGCGGCGGTGGTTAATTCCGCAGAGGTGCCTCATTTCGAGCTCCGGGAAGACCCCTCGTTCTGGATGGACAACAATGTGCAG GTTGTTATCCGTGTGCGCCCTCTAAATAATAATGAGAAGAACCTGCATAGCTACAATCGATGCTTGAAACAAGAAAGTGCCCAGAGCATCACATGGATTGGGCATCCTGAAACTCGTTTTACTTTTGACCATGTTGCTTGTGAAACAGTGGACCAG GAAGTACTCTTTCGAGTTGCTGGTTTACCAATGGTTGAGAACTGTATGGCTGGATACAACAGCTGTGTTTTTGCCTATGGACAG ACTGGAAGTGGAAAAACATATACAATGCTTGGCGAAATAAGTGATCTGGAAGTGAGGCCTAGTCCAGACCGAGGAATGACACCACGCATTTTTGAGTTCTTATTTGCTAGAATTAGAGCG GAAGAAGAGAGCAGGAGGGACGAGAAGCTCAAGTACAGTTGCAAGTGTTCTTTCCTGGAGATATATAATGAGCAAATTACAGATCTTCTAGATCCTTCTTCCTCTAATCTCCAA CTCCGAGAAGATATAAGGAAGGAAGTGTATGTTGAAAATTTGACTGAATTCGAAGTTGGCTGTGTCAGTGACATAATAAAACTGCTAATGCAG GGTTCTGCAAATAGGAAAGTGGCTGCTACAAATATGAATCGTGAGAGTAGCCGCTCCCACAGTGTTTTCACTTGTATCATTGAGAGTAGATGGGAGAAAGATTCGGCATCTAACTTACGGTTTGCAAGATTAAATCTTGTTGACCTTGCTGGATCTGAAAG GCAGAGGACATCTGGTGCAGAAGGTGAGCGGCTGAAGGAAGCTGCTAATATCAATAAATCATTATCAACACTTGG TCTTGTGATAATGAATTTAGTTGATCTTGCACACGGGAAACAAAGGCATGTTCCTTATAGGGACTCAAGATTGACATTTCTTCTCCAG GATTCACTTGGAGGAAACTCAAAAACTATGATAATTGCAAATGTCAGCCCTTCAGTATG TTCTGCTAACGAAACACTTAGTACCCTCAAGTTTGCTCAGCGTGCAAGGCTCATTCAGAATAAT GCGGTTGTGAATGAAGATGCTTCCGGAGATGTGCTAGCTTTGCAACATCAGATACGTCTCCTACAG GAAGAGCTTGCTGCCCTCAAGCGTCAACATGTCACCAGATCATTATCATTCACTGCTGATATTTTTGGAGGTGATGTTAATGATGGTAGTGTGTATGACAAGAATGATAATGATGCCAATAACAGCAGCTCTTTGAAAGATTTACAAAATCCAAATAAGCAG TTGAAATCACTGGAAGAAGCATTAGCAGGAGCATTACGGAGAGAATCAGCTGCAGAAAATACTATAAGGGAACTTGAACTTGAAATTGAGCAGTTGAATGAATTG GTTCGCCAGAGAGAGCATGATACACGGTCTGCTAAGATGATGCTTAAGTTTCGAGATGAGAAGATTCATAGGATGGATGCTCTTGTGAACAAAAAATTGCCAGCAGAATCATATCTCCTGGAAGAAAACAAAACCTTGTCACAAGAAATTGACCTTCTCAAGGAAAGACTAGATAAAAATCCCGAAGTAACTCGCTTTGCGCTAGAAAATATTCGTCTCTCAAGCCAATTGAAGAG GTCCCAAGAGTTCTTTGATGAAGGGGAGAGGGAGCTCTTATTGAATGAAATTGCTGAACTTCGAAATCAG GTTTCACAGATACTTGAAGCGAGGATAGAAACTGAGCAACAAAATATCTTTCCTGCCAAATCCAAG GACAGCCAGCAGCATTCCATTGGTCTTGAAAGCGATGCTGAAATTGTAAATATGCATATGGAG TTAAAAACGACCAGCCAAGAATTAGAAGCATGTAGAGGTGACCTGCAAGCTTGCTTAGAATCAAACAGAAAACTAACAAG GGAAATGGCTGATCTTGAGAAAGAATTAAATGCTCTAAAAATCTTAAAGGAGGAACAACCTAGAGTATTTGAG AATTCATCTCCTGTGCACCAATTTGATTCTGATACATCTGCAAAGATGGAAGACTATTTTGATGAGACTTTCAAGATGGAGGAGCTATTAAACCTGCAGCTGGAGTTGGATGTAATAAAAACAATTCTTGTAGAAGAGAGAACATCCCGTGCAGAAGTTGAGGAAAAATCAGCTTGTTTAGTTGATGAGCTGCAATCAGCAAATATACGTATCCTCCAAGCATGTAAGCGGTATGAGGCCTTGGAAAGTGAACTGAATGACTCAAGATCTGTTATTGAAGCTCTTGAATCACAGCAGATTATGTTGATAAATGAATTGGATGAGCTGAAGAATAATAATCAGCAAAGTATAGAGCTTTTGGAGAAGAGGGATATGGAGATCTCAAGGTTAAACAATGAGCATGACATCCTCCGTAGACAGGAATACCTGACCAAAGAGGAACCCAAAACACAACTTCTGAAGTGTTATGATAATGAAGATTCACCTTTGCAGACAAAGCTGAAAAGAATGCAAGCTTCACTAGAGAAGGTACGGAACTTAAATACAATGTACCAAAGGGATCAGGCATCTCACTGTTCCGCTGAGCAAGAAATGGATGAAGTCCGCAGACAGGTGGAGGTTGAAACAGCTGAGGTGATTGTGCGCTTACAGGAAGAGCTGATATCAGTCCAACAACAGCTAGATGCAAGCAACAAAAAAGATCTGTTAGCAAAACAAAGCATAGATGAACTTCAGCTAGAGATAATGCAGTTGAATGATAAGTTACTTGAGGTATTGAAAAATAATGAAAGCCTTTCTTCTGTGATTGAGGACAAAGAAAAGGAAATTGAACTGTTGACCAATGACTGGAACAGGTTAGTTGCTGACATTGGAATCTACCTTGTGGATGGAAATGCAGCTCTAAGCGAAGCTTCTGATCAGGTTGCCTCTATCTCCAAATCTTTTTCTCAAAGAAAATGGGTTGAGGAACAAGTCCAGAAGATGTGTCGTGGTATATCGGAAAGAGATGAGCTACTTGAAGAGCTTCAGAACAGATTGAAAGAGGCAGATAATATAAGATGTGATTTAGACTTGAAGTTAATGTCCTTAAGAGGAGCAATGCAGGCTATAAATGAAGTACATCAGCAGGAAAAATGTGATCAAGAAAAAGAAATGTATATTTTAAGATCACAGGTATCTGAACAAGGACATGTGAACAGTCAGCAACTAGAAAGAATTCACAGAATGGAGCTTTTATTGGATGAATCCATCGAAACATTTGTGCAGAAGGAGGTTTGTGAACAATACTATGTTTCTTTACATAGGGAGATGGAAGAAGAGATTCATCGGCTGGAGTCACAGCTAGACCAGTCAAAGAGCTATTTAGCTCATTTATTGAGTCAGACTCAGGACAAGGACCAGGCTATTGAGAAGCTGAAAAATGAAGAGTTCACTATTTTGTTAAGACTGATGTCAGAAATTGTGAAGGCAAATGGTATTATACGTGAGCTTGGAGTCGGACTCAATACATTGCAGTCAAGCATTTCTATCAGCCCAGAAGAGACCACTTGTCAAAATTCAGACTTGAAATTGGAGGATCGG GTTGACCTTAGGGAACCTGAAGTCTTCCAACCTGTGGAGCGGCAAAATGTTGAGGTTCTTTGCCAACTCAGTAAGGAAATGGAGTTTACAGTTCTAGGAATGAAGATGATGCAGTCTCAAATGACTAAATATCtgcaagaaaaagaaaatttgAAAGAGAGTCAAAGAACAATTAATGACCTAAGGAGTGAGGTCTTTAAATTGAATGCAGAGATAGTTGAAAAGGAAAGATATTATGAAGCTAGATTGAAAGAGCTGGAGGTAAAGATACAAGGAAATGATGCATCACTTATTTCATGGAATAAGGAAAAAGAG GCACTTGAGCATGAGGTTTCGGAGGCAAAACTTCTTATGGCCAAGAAATCTTTTGAGTCTGCTACACTTATTGCCAAGTTTGAAGAAGCGCAGGCAACTATAAGTGATGCAGATTCTACAGTGAAGGCGCTGGTTGAAGCGAATGAAAAGGCAAAACACCAAGCAGAAAGGTATCAGGAAAAGGAAGCTTTGTTTATTGCTGAaaaggatgtcatgctaagtgaAATTAGTAGTTTGAAGATGCTGCTGGATACGAAGGAACACAGTTACAAGCTTATGGAAAGGAAATTCCAATCAGGCCTGCTTGAAGCAAATGAGGTAGCTCTTGAGCTGGAAGATGGCATTAGACTTTTACAGAATTTATTAATAGAGAAGCTTGAGTTTGTTTCTTCTGATGTCGAATGGATGAAGGAAAAGCTTCAGCAATTTGCAGAGTTGGCCAGAACATGGTTGGAGGAGAATTGGTTGGAGATAATTGGAAAAGATTGTGCTATTTCCGTGTTGCATCTCTGTCACATGGGGATTCTTTTGGAGAGAATCACTGGGCTGAATGCAGAAAATGGTTTCCTTCAACGTGGGCTCTGTGAATCTAATTCTTTGATATCTAAATTGCGAGAGCATAATGACAAAGCCAAGAATGAACTGGAAATGTGTAGTGTTCTCAAAGGAAAGTTATTACTTGATATCAACAACAGTTTCAGTCGTATTGCAAAAAAGGAACAAGAAGCAACCAAATTGAACACAAGGTTAGATTCATTTGAGAAGAAGATTCTGCATTTGCAAGCACAAGAAGAAGCAATGGTAGCACGGTCAAATTCCATGTATAATGAGCTCTCCAATTTGATTGAAGAGATTGATGCTACAAACAGGAGTGCCTTGGCAGCTGAAtcgaaagaaaaggaagaactGCGCCACCAACTGGATGAAGCTTTGCTTCTCAATGGAATGCTGAAGGACAAAATGCTTATAGAATTGAATCTGATTCAAATTAATAGTTCCATACCTTTTGTTGACATTAAAGGTTGCAGTGAATTTGAGTTGTGCTATTGGCTTGCAGATTATCGAAGTGATTTGGTGATGACAAATATGATCGCAAAAGACATCGAGTCTACTGTTTTGGCTTCGGAACTGAAGCAACACAAACTACATCTGCAAGAGCAAAGAGTTATGTTTACAAACGTCCTTGAAGGACTGATGGAAGAATCAACTTTGTGGAAAGTGGACCAGGATTTGGAGAATGTTGCAATATGCATTTTACATGAGGAGAACAATGCCATTGGGGCTGATTTGGAGAAACTGAAGCAAATTAGTGAAGAAGCTATGGAAAATCTGCACGCCATGAATGAGGAAAACATACAACTTAATTATTTAATTCCCTCTTTGGAATCTAGCATCATATCCTTTCAAACAAATTTAGATACAAAAAACAAAGCTTTGGAGGAGTTGGAACGCTCCCATGCAACCATATGTAGAGAGCTGGAACAGAAAACGGAAGCCATTAATCTGAGCACTACAAGAGAAAATTGTTTCAGTTCTGAGAATGAAATGTTGAAGCAGGAAATTTCGAATATTTTGTGCAAGGAACAGTGCATATCCGAGTTGATGGCTAGCATTGAGGCTGATAAGTCATTTGTCACCATTGAAAGCCGCTTGCAACTGATTACTGATCACATATACAATTACATTAATGAGCAAATAAACATGGTGAGCAAGTTATCCAATGAATTAGACATCATTCAAGTATCAGCTGAGGAGTTAAGTACCCAGAACTCTCTTCTCCAGTCTGAATTAATAAGGAAAGATGAATTAACAAAGGGTTTATCATTTGATCTTAGCCTATTACAAGAGTCTGCATCTGTAGCAAAAGATCAAGCTGCTGAGCTTATGGAGTTGAGAAAAGCAATAGAATCTTTGGAGCAAGATCTTGCATCTAAATCGCTTGAACTTGATGATGTAATCTCTGATAGGCAACAATTAGAAGCTAGAATCTTGATGAGTAATAACAAGGTTGCTACCCTAGAGGAGGAACTGGCAAAAAAGCTTGATGAGCTAAACGTTGTTTCTATGGAGAACGCTGAACTGAAATCACAGCTCCAGCATATTGAAGAGATTAGTTATGCTATGGAGGAGTTAACTGATAAAAGAGAAGCCATTGGAAGACTTGAAGAAGATTTAGTTGAGTTGAGAAGGTTCATTGATGAGAGGAATATCTGTCTTCAGAGTTTGCAAAATGACTTCTCCAAACTCTCAGATGAAAAGCAATGCTGTGACACTCAGTTGCTTATCTTGAAAGAGAAGCTGGAGATGGCTCAGGCACTTGCTGAAGAAAGTGAAGCAATTGCTACAGAATCTCGGCAG atagcagaggagcagaaggcATATGCTGAAGGGAAGGATGAAGAAGTCAAGCTCTTGGAGAGGTCGATTGAAGAACTTGAGAATACTGTATGTGCTTTGGAAAGCAAA GTTGACATAGTcaaggaagaagcagagaggcAAAGAATGCAGCGAGAAGAACTAGAAGTGGAGCTGCAGAAAGTTAGGCAACAAATGCTTACTGTGCCACCTTCTGGAAAATCTAAGAGCTATATGGAAGATGGAATGGTTGATTTAGCTGACTTGCCCAG ACACCCAACAGATATTCATAATGATCTCCTCTGTGCTCAGgagagtattagaatacttgaGAAAGAGGTTTCTGAAAAGGAGTCAGAG ATTGCTCAGTGCAAGGCACATATCTCAGAGTTAAACATTCATGCTGAGGCAGCAGCACGAGAATACAAGCAGAAG TTGATGGAGCTGGAGGCCATGGCACAACAGGTTAAGACCGACAATTCCTCAGCACATGCCTGCTCCACAAGACAAGAGAAGATTAGCTCAAAACCTCGGGGTTCAGGTTCTCCATTTAAATGTATCGGAATTGGCTTTGTACAGCAAATGAATTCTGAGAAAGATGAAGAGCTAAGTGCTGCAAAGAAACGCATTGTGGAACTTGAGGGTATAGCAGCTAGCCGACAAAGGGAG ATATTCATGCTGAACGCGAGATTAGCTACAACCGAGAGCATGACACACGATGTGATTCGTGACATGCTTGGGGTTAAAATGAACATGACAACTTGGGTG CAGGCTCTAGCTGACAACCAGAAAAGGATGGAGCCAATTGAGTCGGTCATTCCTCAAGCACAGGAAATTAAAGAG CAGTCCAATGAGCTGATGAAGTTGAAGAAGCAGCTTGATGAATTCATTGAAGAGAGACAGAG TTGTCTTGAAGAAATAAATCAGAAACAATCAGAACTTGGAGCTGCCCGCATTAATATAGAGAAATTACGACAACGAGAACACTTTATGGTCGCAGAAATAGAGTTGCTGAAG GCTGAGAATACAAACTACAAAACCATCATTCTCAATCTTGAAGATGAAGTGAAGAAGCTTACCAGACAACAGAATCTTCAGCTTCGGATCAATCATCATGTCAAAACAAAG GAAGAGAATATCCTGCTCAAAAGGCAGAATGCAGAGCTAAGTGCAAAGCTGCAACAGCTAGGTGCCATCCTTACCCGTACAAAGGAAGAGCTTGCACGCTACAGGGTTTCAAACGGGAAAGATCCGTATGAGCAGATCGAGGAGGAAGAGCTCTTGAGGAAGAAATTAGAT GAAAGCGAACAAGATAGAAGCAAATTGGCAGAAAATCTGTCAAGTTTATGCACTAGCATTCTAAAG GTAGCTGGTGTTGTAAACCCTGAACCTGATGCGAGTCTTCTGAAAGCTTTGGAATGCTTAAATCAACTCCAGTGCCGTATTCCATCTTTGGAAAGTGAAGTTGAGGAACTAAAGCTGAAG TGCAAACTGTTGCAAGAAAAAGCCAGGCTGTCTGAGCTCCGGAGCGACTCATCGTCTTTGAGCTCCGGGGCAAAGGACGGCTCGACATCACCGGGCCTGAGCAGATCTCCAAGCATTTCGTCCTTCCGGTGA